The genomic region GAGCGCGAATTTGTACCTGAACCGGGTGGACATGCCTATGCTTCCGAGTTAATAGAGCAGGTGGTGGATTTGAATAACGGCATTTATTTAGAAGAGGAATTAGAGAATGCCAAACCTTCTGATTTTTGCATTGGTGTGGCAGGTTATCCCGAGAAACACTTTGCCGCACCGAATATGGATACTGATCTTAAATACTTGAAGTTGAAGATAGAAAAGGGCGGAGACTATATCGTTACGCAAATGTTCTTTGACAACCAATCGTTTTTTGATTTTGTGAAGAAATGCCGGGAAAAGAACATTAATGTCCCGATTATACCCGGACTAAAGCCAATCACTTCCAAAAAACAGCTGACTATTTTGCCTCAGCTATTCCATGTAGACTTACCGGTAGAGCTCAGTAAAGAAATTGAAAAATGCTCCACGAATGAGGAGGTTCGGCAAGCAGGAATAGAGTGGACTATTGCTCAATCTAAAGAATTGATGGATTTTGGTGTTCCCAGTCTGCATTATTATTCGATGGGGAAGTCTGCTTCGGTATATGAGGTAGCTAAAGAATTGTTTTAATCATTAGCATTATAACATCGAAAGCAGAAGATTTCCTCATTGCTCAATTTCTTTGCTTTATGGCATAATAGATAGCAGAAGTCCAGAAATTTCTAATGAAAGGTATGCTGGAAAATAGGGGGAAGACCCTGCGTGCTTTGACTCCAAACTTCCATTTATAAATTGGATTGAATAACCAGTATTTCTTTTTTTCAATTTTCCAGCCTGAGCTTTTCACTATTTTTTCAAAGCGTTCAATGCTGATTCCGGTTTCTTTAATTTCAAGCAGGCCTTGTATTTTTATATCCGGTTCCCCGGCTATTTTTAAAACCCACTTGTATACAGGTTTTGGCAATAGATGGAAATAGGGAAGTTTTGAAAGCCACTTATTATGCGCGATCTGTTGGTGGCCACCAAAAGGCATGTACCAAGGCGGGAATCCAAAAAAGACAATACCGTCGGGATCAATGAACTTTTTTAGTGTTTTTATAAATTCTTCCTGATTATTAATATGCTCAATTACATCTTTTAGAATTACGACATCAAACAGATCTTTAAATTCTTCGCTGGGATTAATTTCTAGAATATCCCTATTTAAAAAGCTTATAAGTCCTTCGCGTATTTCTTTCTGCATATACTTTTTGGCTAGTGCTGTTCTCCATTCAGAAAGTTCAATTCCAACACACTTATGTCCAAGCTCGGTAAATGCTTTCAGTACCCCGGCCTCGGCACAACCTATTTCTAATATGTGTAATTGTTCTCTGCGTGGTAAAAGATCAGTTATAAAAGGGAGTATATAATCCCTTCCGGTTTTATACTGCATATCAAAATAACGGCTCTTGTCTTTATGGAACTCATACATATATTTTGATATAGATTTTCATATCCATTCCTGTTGATCAATCTCGATTGTACGCTCGCTTTTTACCGAACCGGTATGGGTGGTGGATTTAGGTTCAATCAACATAACCCAACACTCTTCTTCGGCAATGGGAAGGTGTTTGATACCGGCAGGAACCACAAATAATTCATTTTCCTTTAAATGTACATCCCGATCTTCAAAACGCAGCAGGAGCTTTCCCTTAACAATAAAAAAAAGTTCATCTTCCTCTTCATGATCATGCCAAATAAACTCACCTTTTAACTTGGCAAGTTTAACGAGTTGTTCATTGGATTCAGCGATAATTTTTGGAGTCCAGTATTCTGTAATCAGATTAAATTTGGCATCTAAATTTGTTTTGTCAATCATCCAAAAACTTCTTTGAGTGTAGAGTTAAAGTCTTTCTCTAAAACCGGCTCAAAACTACGTCCTGTCAGCATTTCAAATAGCTCTGCATAGCGATGGTATACTTCCATGCGAAAATCATCCGGCAAGTCCGGTAGGGTTTGTCCTTCCAGGCCCTGAAAGTTATTTTTCATCAGCCATTCGCGAAGGAATTCTTTGGAAAGCTGTTTTTGCGGAAGACCTTCAGCCTGTCTTTTTTTATATCCGTCCATGTAAAAATACCGGGAAGAATCAGTAGTGTGAACTTCATCAATCAGGGTTAATTCTCCGTTGAATAATCCAAATTCATATTTGGTGTCTACAAGAATTAACCCTTGCTCTGCAGCTATTTTAGTACCCCGTTCAAACAATTTGAAAGCGATTTCTTTAATTTCATTCCAAAGGGCAGGATCTACAATTTTTCGGGATATAATTTCTTTTTCAGATATATCTTCATCATGTCCTTCAGCAGCTTTGGTTGCAGGCGTCAGGATAGGAGATGGAAATTTATCATGTTCTTTTAATCCATCTGGTAATTTTACTCCGCAAAGTTCTCGGTCGCCTGATTTATAGGTTCTCCATGCATGCCCCGTAAGGTAGCCGCGAATAACTACTTCTATGGAGATTGGATCACACTTTTTTGCAATTGTTACATTGGGATGTGGAACATCAATTATATGAGTTGCTACAATATCCTTTACTTTATCAAAAGAAAATGCAGCCAGTTGATTTAGGATTTGCCCCTTAAAGGGAATGGCTTGCTTCATGATGAAGTCAAAAGCAGAAATGCGGTCGGTTACTACAATACCGAGCTTTTCGTCTCCTAATTCATATACATCGCGAACTTTTCCTTTATAAGGGGAGGGGAGTCCGGGAACAGTAGTTGAAATTATACAGTTATTAAGGGCTTCCTGCGCAGAAAAAAGTTTACTCACTTTGCTTGTTTATTTTCAGTTGAACCTCGTTGAACCAACACCGGGTTAATAGTAGTTTGGTAAAGCTCATCATCCGGTTTTTCAATAATCTCAGCCAATCGTTTAGTGGCCTGAACACCAATAGTATACATTTTCTGATCGATGGTGGTAAGGTCTAAATATTTACTCAATTTTATATTGTCATACCCCATAATGGCAACATCTTCAGGCACTTTTAACCCCAGCTTGGATAAGGCATAAATTGCACCTACAGCCTGGGTGTCATTAGAGCAGAAAATAGCATCCGGAAATTTACCTAATTTTTCAAATTTATAAATAGCTTCGAACCCGGCTTCTTCGGTAAACCCCCCATGCTTGGTGGTATCGCCACTCATGAAAAGATCTTTATCTACCTTTATTTTGTAATTTTTGAGTGCATCAACAAAACCACGTATTCTTTCTTTAGAAGTATGAGATTCCACAATGCTTGTAATCATGCCTAACTTTTGGAATCCTTGCTTAACCAAATGCTCGCCGGCTAAATAACCACCTTGGTAATCATTAAGCATAAAATAATTATAGGCGGGGTGGGAAGAGTTCACCAAAACGGCCGGCGTTTGTGTGGCCTGTATAAGTTCATGAACAGTATCACTTACATCAATGGAAAGTAAAATAACGGCATCTGCAGTTCCTCTGTCAAAAAAGTTTTGGACGCCTTCTTCAGGATTCTTTGATCCCGTATTATACATAATAATATCAAGATCCATTTTCTTGATTTCATCTTTTACGCCTTTTAAGACTTCATTAAAATATGGCGTTGTGAAGGAAGGAACGGCTATTGCCAGCATTTGAGGCTCCTTACTGGCTAGTTTGCGGGCGTTAACCTGAGGGCGAAAATTTAATTCCTTAATAACTTTTTCAACTTTCTCTTTTGTAGCCTTAGATACATTCTCGGATCCATTAAGTACCCTAGAGACTGTAGAAATTGCAACCTCTGCTTTTTTAGCAACCTCATAAATGGTAACTTTTTTATTCATTACGCCTGAACTATTTAGTACTATGTATTAATTAGGTTAATAACATAATAGAGAACTATTAACTCAATATAACCATTTTCAAGTTGCAAGTATAAACATCTTCTTTTCAAAATGTTATCCTTATAAATTGAAAATAACTATTCGTTGACGGGAACTATTTCGATGTGAATAAAGCTTTAGCAAGAGAGAAAAATTTTATTTAAATGACAAATATCTTAAATATTCCATATCAATTTATTCGTCCGATATACGAGAAGACCGCTTTCCATAAATCTGTAATTGAAGATTTGGAA from Gracilimonas sp. harbors:
- a CDS encoding methylenetetrahydrofolate reductase, with amino-acid sequence MKVTEHIEKANDDTLFSFEVLPPLKGQNIRSLFDHMDPLMEFNPPFVDVTYHREEFVYKKRENGLLERKTVRKRPGTVGICAAIQNHYEVDAVPHIICGGFTKEDTENALIDLNFLGIDNVLLIQGDTRQPEREFVPEPGGHAYASELIEQVVDLNNGIYLEEELENAKPSDFCIGVAGYPEKHFAAPNMDTDLKYLKLKIEKGGDYIVTQMFFDNQSFFDFVKKCREKNINVPIIPGLKPITSKKQLTILPQLFHVDLPVELSKEIEKCSTNEEVRQAGIEWTIAQSKELMDFGVPSLHYYSMGKSASVYEVAKELF
- a CDS encoding methyltransferase domain-containing protein, whose protein sequence is MYEFHKDKSRYFDMQYKTGRDYILPFITDLLPRREQLHILEIGCAEAGVLKAFTELGHKCVGIELSEWRTALAKKYMQKEIREGLISFLNRDILEINPSEEFKDLFDVVILKDVIEHINNQEEFIKTLKKFIDPDGIVFFGFPPWYMPFGGHQQIAHNKWLSKLPYFHLLPKPVYKWVLKIAGEPDIKIQGLLEIKETGISIERFEKIVKSSGWKIEKKKYWLFNPIYKWKFGVKARRVFPLFSSIPFIRNFWTSAIYYAIKQRN
- a CDS encoding cupin domain-containing protein, with the protein product MIDKTNLDAKFNLITEYWTPKIIAESNEQLVKLAKLKGEFIWHDHEEEDELFFIVKGKLLLRFEDRDVHLKENELFVVPAGIKHLPIAEEECWVMLIEPKSTTHTGSVKSERTIEIDQQEWI
- a CDS encoding phosphoribosylaminoimidazolesuccinocarboxamide synthase; the encoded protein is MSKLFSAQEALNNCIISTTVPGLPSPYKGKVRDVYELGDEKLGIVVTDRISAFDFIMKQAIPFKGQILNQLAAFSFDKVKDIVATHIIDVPHPNVTIAKKCDPISIEVVIRGYLTGHAWRTYKSGDRELCGVKLPDGLKEHDKFPSPILTPATKAAEGHDEDISEKEIISRKIVDPALWNEIKEIAFKLFERGTKIAAEQGLILVDTKYEFGLFNGELTLIDEVHTTDSSRYFYMDGYKKRQAEGLPQKQLSKEFLREWLMKNNFQGLEGQTLPDLPDDFRMEVYHRYAELFEMLTGRSFEPVLEKDFNSTLKEVFG
- a CDS encoding LacI family DNA-binding transcriptional regulator; the protein is MNKKVTIYEVAKKAEVAISTVSRVLNGSENVSKATKEKVEKVIKELNFRPQVNARKLASKEPQMLAIAVPSFTTPYFNEVLKGVKDEIKKMDLDIIMYNTGSKNPEEGVQNFFDRGTADAVILLSIDVSDTVHELIQATQTPAVLVNSSHPAYNYFMLNDYQGGYLAGEHLVKQGFQKLGMITSIVESHTSKERIRGFVDALKNYKIKVDKDLFMSGDTTKHGGFTEEAGFEAIYKFEKLGKFPDAIFCSNDTQAVGAIYALSKLGLKVPEDVAIMGYDNIKLSKYLDLTTIDQKMYTIGVQATKRLAEIIEKPDDELYQTTINPVLVQRGSTENKQAK